The Thalassotalea psychrophila genome window below encodes:
- the glmS gene encoding glutamine--fructose-6-phosphate transaminase (isomerizing), with the protein MCGIVGAVAQRDVADILVEGLRRLEYRGYDSAGVAVIDDNSNLHRVRRLGKVQELANALTDSPVNGGTGIAHTRWATHGVPSEANAHPHVSGTNIAVVHNGIIENHQELKEQLTALGYVFVSETDTEVIGHLVHHELKTADSLLAAVQSASKQFEGAYGTVIMDTNDKDRVVVARSGSPLVIGYGLGENFLASDMMALLPVTRRFSFLEEGDVAEITRFNVNIVDKDGNSVEREITEASVSHDAGDKGEYRHFMLKETYEQPTAIRNTLEGRFTDGKINSDAFGPNADEIFKDIEHVQIIACGTSYHSGMVARYWLEEHAGVSCNIEIASEFRYRKSFVPKNALIVTISQSGETADTLAALRLAKDLGYRASLSICNVPGSSLVRESDLAFMTKAGAEIGVASTKAFTTQLVGLMMMTIAIGQHKCMDDDAQKAIITSLMSLPNKLEEVLTLASNIEDLAEDFADKHHSLFLGRGDQYPIAMEGALKLKEISYIHAEAYAAGELKHGPLALIDADMPVIVVAPRNDLIEKLKSNVEEVRARGGLMYVFADIDAKFASDDTMKVINVPHCDDVIAPIVYTLPLQLLSYYVAIIKGTDVDQPRNLAKSVTVE; encoded by the coding sequence ATGTGTGGAATAGTTGGTGCAGTGGCACAACGTGATGTCGCAGACATCTTAGTAGAAGGCTTACGCCGTTTAGAATACCGTGGTTACGATTCAGCCGGTGTTGCAGTTATTGATGATAATAGCAACTTACACCGTGTGCGCCGTTTAGGTAAAGTGCAAGAATTAGCAAATGCATTAACCGACTCTCCTGTAAATGGTGGCACAGGCATTGCCCATACCCGCTGGGCTACTCATGGTGTACCAAGTGAAGCAAATGCACATCCACATGTGTCTGGCACAAACATTGCTGTTGTTCATAACGGCATTATTGAAAACCACCAAGAATTAAAAGAGCAGCTTACTGCGTTAGGTTATGTATTTGTTTCAGAAACTGACACTGAAGTTATTGGCCATTTAGTTCATCACGAATTAAAAACAGCGGATTCGTTACTGGCAGCAGTGCAATCGGCCAGCAAGCAATTTGAAGGTGCATACGGCACGGTAATAATGGATACCAATGACAAAGACCGAGTTGTTGTAGCGCGTTCAGGTAGTCCGTTAGTGATTGGTTACGGCTTAGGCGAAAACTTTTTAGCCTCAGATATGATGGCGTTATTACCTGTTACTCGTCGTTTTTCATTTTTAGAAGAAGGCGATGTCGCTGAAATTACTCGATTCAACGTAAACATCGTAGATAAAGACGGTAACAGCGTCGAGCGTGAAATAACTGAAGCATCGGTTAGCCATGACGCCGGCGACAAAGGCGAGTACCGCCACTTCATGCTTAAAGAAACGTATGAACAGCCAACAGCAATTCGTAATACTTTAGAAGGTCGCTTCACTGATGGCAAAATCAATAGCGATGCATTTGGCCCAAATGCGGATGAAATTTTTAAAGACATTGAACACGTGCAAATTATTGCCTGTGGTACGTCGTATCACTCAGGCATGGTTGCCCGTTATTGGTTAGAAGAACACGCCGGCGTATCGTGTAACATTGAAATTGCCAGTGAATTTAGATACCGCAAATCATTTGTTCCTAAAAACGCATTAATAGTAACCATCTCACAATCGGGTGAAACTGCCGACACACTAGCAGCATTACGTTTAGCCAAAGACCTTGGTTACCGCGCCAGCCTAAGCATTTGTAATGTACCTGGTTCATCACTGGTGCGTGAATCAGACTTGGCCTTTATGACCAAGGCAGGTGCTGAAATTGGTGTGGCTTCAACGAAAGCATTTACCACCCAGCTAGTTGGTTTAATGATGATGACTATCGCCATTGGCCAACACAAATGTATGGATGATGATGCGCAAAAAGCAATTATTACATCTCTAATGAGCTTACCTAATAAGCTTGAAGAAGTACTGACATTAGCTAGCAACATTGAAGATTTAGCTGAAGATTTTGCCGATAAACATCATTCATTATTTTTAGGTCGTGGCGATCAATACCCTATCGCGATGGAAGGGGCATTAAAGCTAAAAGAAATCTCATACATTCATGCCGAAGCCTATGCCGCTGGTGAATTAAAGCATGGCCCTTTAGCCCTGATAGATGCTGATATGCCGGTTATTGTAGTGGCGCCGCGTAATGATTTAATTGAAAAATTAAAATCAAACGTCGAAGAAGTTCGTGCCCGTGGCGGTTTAATGTATGTGTTTGCCGATATTGATGCAAAATTTGCAAGTGACGACACAATGAAAGTAATTAACGTGCCACATTGTGATGACGTTATTGCACCCATTGTCTACACCTTGCCATTACAATTATTGTCGTATTACGTCGCAATAATTAAAGGTACCGATGTTGATCAACCAAGGAACTTGGCAAAATCAGTTACGGTTGAATAA
- a CDS encoding arylsulfatase, with the protein MKISNKLKLLVISLSAIAALSGCGNNQATQQTENLQSTQPNIILILADDLGYSDISPYGSEIDTPNLEHLANNGLMMTNFHVGAACSPTRTMLMTGVDNHLAGLGNMLEIQADNQFGKKGYEGQLNKEVVTVASALKGQGYNSYMVGKWHLGKNQENKPSNRGFERSFVLLESGADNWVDQSYGPMYQKVHYLEDGKPTTLPKEDYFSTDFYTDKMISYIESNRNSGKPFFSYVAYQAVHSPHQAPLEYVEKYNGTYDKGWDQQRDIRLAKQKKLGIIDKSAELKDDFSDSTLYKTSKWQSYSEEEQAFHARRMQVYAGMVDNMDVNIGRLMAYLKSIGEADNTVIIFMSDNGADATELQNIPPYEPWYRGNYSYTYPSDLSEGLTELGQKDSFSAYGPGWASVSNTPTSYWKTYSSEGGVRSPFIIHYPAKIKAGQLTNKFAYVSDILPTLLEISGTNVDEAYADKTNIIKPTGKSMMPLFSGESQVVHQPESMVGYELAGSSALFNENLKLVRNLPPKGDGQWRLYDIVKDPGEVNNLAEQMPEKVNMMVKAYEEYAKNNNVIPVPEGYDPRMQLMKNAQRANAH; encoded by the coding sequence ATGAAAATTTCGAATAAACTTAAGTTACTTGTAATCTCACTTTCAGCAATAGCTGCTTTAAGTGGATGTGGTAATAATCAGGCAACTCAACAGACAGAAAACCTTCAGAGCACTCAACCCAATATCATACTTATATTAGCGGATGACCTAGGTTATAGCGATATCAGTCCTTATGGTAGTGAGATAGACACCCCTAATTTAGAACATTTAGCCAATAATGGCTTAATGATGACAAACTTTCATGTTGGGGCTGCTTGTTCACCTACTCGCACCATGCTTATGACCGGTGTTGATAATCATCTTGCCGGTTTAGGCAACATGTTAGAAATTCAAGCAGACAACCAATTTGGCAAAAAAGGCTATGAAGGACAGTTAAATAAAGAGGTTGTTACCGTTGCGAGTGCTTTAAAAGGCCAAGGTTACAATTCATATATGGTTGGTAAGTGGCACCTAGGTAAAAATCAAGAAAACAAACCATCTAATAGAGGGTTTGAACGTTCATTTGTTTTACTTGAAAGTGGTGCTGATAATTGGGTTGATCAGTCTTATGGACCAATGTATCAAAAAGTTCATTACCTAGAAGATGGTAAGCCGACTACATTGCCTAAAGAAGATTATTTCTCAACCGATTTTTATACTGACAAAATGATCAGCTACATTGAGTCTAATCGAAACTCAGGCAAACCCTTTTTCAGCTATGTTGCTTATCAGGCTGTGCACAGTCCACACCAAGCGCCCCTGGAATATGTTGAAAAATATAACGGGACTTATGACAAAGGCTGGGATCAACAACGAGATATTCGTTTAGCTAAGCAGAAGAAACTTGGCATCATAGATAAAAGCGCAGAACTTAAAGACGATTTTTCAGATAGCACATTATATAAGACTTCTAAATGGCAAAGCTATTCTGAAGAAGAGCAAGCATTTCACGCACGCCGTATGCAGGTATATGCAGGAATGGTCGATAATATGGACGTTAATATTGGTCGCTTAATGGCTTATTTAAAAAGCATTGGTGAAGCTGATAATACGGTTATCATTTTCATGTCAGATAACGGTGCAGATGCCACTGAACTACAAAATATCCCGCCTTATGAACCTTGGTATAGAGGTAATTATTCATACACTTATCCATCAGATTTGAGTGAGGGTTTAACAGAGTTAGGCCAGAAAGACTCGTTCTCTGCATATGGACCAGGTTGGGCTTCTGTGAGCAACACGCCAACAAGTTACTGGAAAACATACTCTTCAGAAGGAGGGGTTCGTTCACCATTTATCATTCACTACCCAGCTAAAATAAAAGCAGGCCAATTAACCAATAAATTTGCTTATGTTAGTGACATTCTACCGACCTTATTAGAGATTTCAGGTACAAATGTTGATGAAGCCTATGCTGACAAAACCAACATTATCAAACCAACAGGAAAGAGCATGATGCCGTTATTTAGCGGTGAAAGTCAGGTAGTTCATCAACCAGAAAGTATGGTTGGTTATGAGTTGGCAGGTAGTAGCGCATTATTTAATGAAAACCTCAAGCTGGTAAGAAACTTGCCGCCAAAAGGTGATGGTCAGTGGAGACTGTACGACATTGTTAAAGACCCTGGCGAAGTGAATAATTTGGCCGAGCAAATGCCAGAAAAAGTCAACATGATGGTGAAGGCTTATGAAGAATATGCCAAGAATAACAATGTGATCCCGGTACCTGAAGGCTACGACCCTCGTATGCAGTTAATGAAAAATGCACAAAGAGCAAATGCACATTAA
- a CDS encoding DeoR/GlpR family DNA-binding transcription regulator: MSKRNTQQRRHNILSQLTNTGEVSVDQLAAQFETSEVTIRKDLSALEKSGLLLRRYGGAVPLPKEITSSEKVSNQKLAIAIEAAKHVSDHNRIIIDSGRTTAAIIPELKQKKGLVVMTNSLSIANSLNELENEPTLLMTGGTWDASSEAFQGKVAELVLRSYDFDQLFIGADGIDTERGTTTFNELIGLSQVMSEVAREVIVVVESEKIGRRIPNLELPWQSINTLITDDGLSADLQHKIQAQGINVICAKSNK; the protein is encoded by the coding sequence ATGTCAAAAAGAAATACCCAACAACGCCGTCATAATATTCTCAGCCAGTTAACAAACACTGGCGAAGTAAGCGTTGATCAATTGGCAGCACAGTTTGAAACATCAGAAGTTACTATTCGTAAAGATTTATCAGCATTAGAGAAGAGTGGTTTGTTGTTACGCCGCTATGGCGGTGCAGTACCATTACCAAAAGAAATAACGTCATCTGAAAAAGTATCAAATCAAAAATTAGCCATTGCCATCGAAGCCGCTAAGCATGTCAGTGATCATAATCGTATTATTATCGATAGCGGCAGAACAACAGCAGCAATAATTCCTGAGCTTAAGCAGAAGAAAGGTTTAGTGGTAATGACTAACTCATTATCAATCGCTAACTCACTGAATGAATTAGAAAACGAACCTACCCTTTTGATGACCGGTGGCACTTGGGATGCAAGCTCAGAAGCATTTCAAGGAAAAGTAGCTGAATTGGTACTAAGATCATATGACTTTGATCAGTTATTTATTGGTGCCGATGGCATTGATACAGAGCGCGGCACCACAACCTTCAATGAGCTTATCGGCCTTTCACAAGTAATGAGTGAGGTCGCCCGTGAAGTGATTGTTGTAGTCGAATCAGAAAAAATTGGCCGTCGCATCCCAAATTTAGAATTGCCTTGGCAAAGCATAAACACGCTGATCACCGATGATGGCTTATCAGCAGATTTACAACACAAAATTCAGGCGCAAGGCATTAATGTCATTTGCGCTAAAAGTAATAAATAA
- a CDS encoding SDR family NAD(P)-dependent oxidoreductase, with protein MKKNIVVIGASSGMGKDLVKALVVKGHNVYCAARRIEKLEELKQLGAQIFKMDITNEVQVNDVIAQIIADAGYIDVVYSNAGYAIAGPVEETPIAKVHEQFQTNVYGAAIVTRAVLPHMRERNEGRIIFTTSIAGRVSTGMNSWYSASKHALNGMVKGLAQELNTFNIKVVTIEPGCVLTEFDGLQLADMKSTNKLDAYSDATQQSHDFLYDAYRKGSDTRSTVKTMLRAGFSKNPKLSYRSTLDAKILNALQAIVGEKLLGKIFNRLVSRF; from the coding sequence ATGAAAAAGAATATTGTTGTAATTGGCGCTTCTTCTGGCATGGGCAAAGACTTAGTTAAAGCACTCGTTGTAAAGGGGCACAATGTATATTGTGCCGCCCGTCGCATTGAAAAATTAGAAGAGTTAAAGCAATTAGGCGCTCAAATTTTTAAAATGGATATTACTAATGAAGTACAAGTGAATGACGTTATAGCGCAAATTATAGCTGATGCAGGTTATATCGATGTTGTTTACTCTAACGCTGGCTATGCTATTGCCGGGCCGGTAGAAGAAACCCCTATAGCTAAAGTGCATGAGCAATTTCAAACTAACGTGTATGGTGCCGCAATTGTCACAAGAGCAGTTCTGCCTCACATGAGGGAGAGAAATGAGGGGCGCATTATTTTTACCACTTCAATAGCTGGTCGTGTTTCAACCGGCATGAATTCTTGGTATTCAGCCAGTAAGCATGCTTTAAATGGCATGGTGAAAGGATTAGCTCAAGAGCTTAATACTTTTAATATTAAAGTGGTCACTATTGAGCCTGGTTGTGTACTAACAGAATTTGACGGACTTCAATTAGCTGACATGAAGTCTACTAATAAACTCGATGCTTATTCCGATGCAACACAACAATCACATGACTTTTTATATGATGCCTACCGTAAAGGCTCGGATACTCGCTCAACGGTCAAAACCATGCTCAGGGCCGGCTTTTCAAAAAATCCTAAATTAAGTTATCGCTCAACCTTAGATGCCAAAATTTTAAATGCATTACAAGCAATCGTGGGCGAAAAATTATTAGGCAAAATATTTAATCGATTGGTAAGTCGTTTTTAG
- the hutG gene encoding N-formylglutamate deformylase — protein sequence MSNTTFTLIEGKIPLLISMPHNGEDIPDDIKAKMTETGLSVQDTDWYMDKLYDFSVELGAYILMPKYSRYVIDLNRDPTGINLYPGSDTTELCPTTSFESKPLYLPEQLPDEAENERRVKLYWQPYHQAIASTLDSMQQQFGKAVMLEAHSIASVVPRFFDGQLPDFNFGTNNGVSCASELVEAIEAVDYSPYSQVTNGRFKGGYITRAYSNLERNIHTLQLELSQRTYLNEDTLTYNEQEVDLVKPKLAMLVEAMVKFAVNK from the coding sequence ATGAGCAACACTACTTTTACGTTAATTGAAGGCAAGATCCCGCTATTAATAAGCATGCCGCATAATGGTGAAGATATCCCTGATGATATCAAAGCAAAGATGACCGAAACCGGTTTGTCGGTGCAAGATACCGATTGGTACATGGACAAGTTGTATGATTTTTCTGTTGAGCTGGGTGCATATATTTTAATGCCTAAATATAGCCGCTATGTTATTGACTTAAATAGAGATCCAACCGGTATAAATTTATACCCAGGTAGTGACACTACTGAACTTTGTCCAACCACAAGTTTTGAATCAAAACCATTATATTTGCCAGAGCAATTACCTGATGAAGCTGAAAATGAACGCCGAGTGAAACTTTATTGGCAACCTTATCATCAGGCTATTGCATCAACATTAGATAGTATGCAGCAGCAATTTGGTAAAGCGGTAATGTTGGAAGCGCACTCTATTGCGTCGGTAGTACCAAGGTTTTTTGACGGGCAATTGCCCGATTTCAATTTTGGCACGAACAATGGTGTCAGTTGCGCTAGTGAGTTAGTTGAAGCTATTGAAGCGGTTGATTACTCGCCTTATAGCCAAGTAACCAATGGCCGCTTTAAAGGTGGTTATATTACCCGTGCATATTCGAATTTAGAACGTAACATTCATACCTTGCAACTTGAGCTGTCACAACGCACTTACTTAAATGAAGACACGCTAACTTACAATGAGCAAGAGGTTGATTTAGTAAAACCTAAATTAGCAATGCTTGTAGAAGCAATGGTTAAATTCGCTGTTAATAAATAA
- a CDS encoding LysR family transcriptional regulator, which yields MNKLEQRLNRVDLNLLVALNVIFKELNITKAAEALFVTQPAMSKILKKLRLLFDDPLFYRTSAGMRPTAKAIEIRENLPNILTQIDSLLTTRKFNPDTCSRTFSISIPSVLCHSVLLPFIEKLRSIAPNIKITDCPSEAEPLGSLERGKYDFAIHVVKPQNSSINYTMLGKIKPHVYARKAHPLANLPAANKLADLAKYQFIDYQVGISDSKSFEYPTEKLERILKFKPSVSYRSSHLSLITEILSQDDYLFISPSFMGIDSNFTNKFVSVFELNIPPEHLYELLLLEGPHVAHGAAEQWIKQELINTIKTNSTIGSLNV from the coding sequence ATGAACAAATTAGAGCAAAGATTAAATAGAGTAGATCTTAACCTTCTAGTCGCATTAAACGTTATATTCAAAGAACTGAATATCACCAAAGCTGCTGAAGCACTTTTTGTTACTCAACCGGCTATGAGTAAAATACTGAAAAAGTTAAGACTATTATTTGATGATCCTTTATTTTACCGAACAAGTGCAGGCATGAGGCCAACGGCAAAAGCAATAGAGATACGAGAAAACCTGCCAAACATTCTTACTCAAATTGACAGTTTACTAACAACAAGAAAATTTAATCCTGACACCTGTAGCCGAACATTTTCTATTTCAATACCGTCTGTACTTTGCCATTCAGTACTATTACCCTTTATAGAAAAGTTAAGGTCGATTGCTCCCAACATTAAAATTACAGATTGTCCAAGTGAAGCTGAACCATTAGGTTCATTAGAGCGTGGAAAGTATGACTTTGCTATCCATGTTGTAAAACCCCAAAACAGTTCAATTAACTACACCATGCTAGGCAAAATTAAACCTCACGTTTATGCTAGAAAAGCCCATCCTCTTGCTAATTTACCAGCGGCAAATAAATTAGCAGATTTGGCCAAGTATCAGTTTATTGACTACCAAGTCGGTATTAGCGACAGTAAAAGTTTTGAATACCCTACCGAAAAACTTGAACGAATATTAAAATTTAAACCTTCAGTTAGTTATAGAAGTAGCCATCTAAGTTTAATAACAGAAATACTCTCTCAAGATGATTATCTATTTATTTCGCCCAGTTTTATGGGAATTGACTCAAATTTCACTAATAAATTTGTCTCTGTTTTTGAGTTAAATATACCGCCAGAACATCTTTATGAATTGCTATTATTAGAAGGACCACATGTTGCGCATGGAGCGGCAGAACAATGGATAAAGCAAGAATTAATTAACACAATAAAGACTAATAGCACAATCGGGTCTTTGAATGTTTAA
- a CDS encoding glycoside hydrolase family 3 C-terminal domain-containing protein, which produces MPALIKSILTFAISLSVFSCSDNKVTQGQDTPAVKELTRVESVEQNVDQMLAKLTLEEKISLVHASGKFHINAIDRVGIPEMWLSDGPHGVRHQIQRDSWSSAGWTDDHATYLPHLTSVAASWDPEIAILHGQVLGAEARERKKDFILGPGINLARLPLYGRNFEYMGEDPILAAKLVVPQIKAIQQNDVAATVKHYALNTQELNRTGVNAKPDERTLREVYLPAFEAAVKEANVLGMMGSYNEYYGTNANQSKHLVMDILKGEWGYQGVLLTDWNVDINTHDAAMYGLDLEMGTDVPSYDEYFLAQPLLKEIKAGNIPVSVLDDKVRRILRVQYSIGMYDENRLPGARNTKEHQLAARKIATDGVVLLKNEAVGNENVLPLAKSSIKNILVLGPNADKKHGTGGGSSEVKSLYEVTPLAGLKAQLGEDVNITVMRARSSTLAPIASDYVASRHWTGTPAWNISYFKDKQRSEIINESWIVDSQFKSQNSESNDHITMKANIKPLKSGSHTLNVSAVGDFTLTVDGTDILTYSNADGTLLSHDIDLNAEQNYAFEINYDGNTSFTLGWNAPGNLLTDEAEYLAAAKAADAVIYFGGLSHGDDRESIDRPDMKLPNNQDEIISKLLNANEKTVVFLVAGSAVEMPWAEQANAIVWGWYGGMEAGHAFSDIIFGDINPSGKMPITLPEKLAHTAPIALNDYNAEESLYTEGVFIGYRWFEQQNIKPTFAFGHGLSYTDFQVSNIKLSTKSLNSGESLTVTAQVKNTGKVAGAEVVQLYLHDKQASVERPTKELKGFDKVFLQPGETKQVTMMLTQRDLSFWDINTNDWLAEQGEFEVMLGNSLENITLRDTFNYSAK; this is translated from the coding sequence ATGCCAGCTTTAATTAAATCAATTCTTACATTTGCGATATCTCTGAGTGTATTTTCTTGTTCTGATAATAAGGTTACTCAAGGGCAAGATACGCCTGCGGTGAAAGAGCTGACTCGTGTTGAATCTGTAGAACAAAATGTTGACCAAATGCTCGCCAAGCTTACACTCGAAGAGAAAATATCTTTGGTCCATGCCAGTGGTAAGTTTCATATAAATGCGATTGACCGTGTGGGTATCCCTGAAATGTGGCTGTCAGATGGACCGCATGGTGTTCGTCACCAAATACAACGTGACAGCTGGAGTTCAGCTGGTTGGACAGATGATCACGCTACTTATTTACCACATTTAACGTCAGTGGCGGCAAGTTGGGATCCTGAAATAGCCATTTTACATGGCCAAGTTCTGGGTGCTGAAGCTCGTGAACGCAAAAAAGACTTTATTTTAGGGCCAGGCATTAACCTTGCTCGTTTACCATTGTACGGTCGAAATTTTGAATACATGGGTGAAGACCCAATTTTGGCAGCAAAGTTAGTGGTTCCACAAATTAAAGCGATTCAACAAAATGATGTGGCCGCTACCGTTAAGCATTACGCTCTGAACACTCAAGAGTTAAACCGAACCGGTGTAAACGCAAAACCAGATGAACGAACATTAAGAGAAGTGTACTTGCCAGCATTTGAAGCGGCAGTAAAAGAGGCCAATGTATTAGGCATGATGGGCTCGTACAATGAATACTATGGTACTAATGCGAATCAAAGCAAGCATTTAGTTATGGATATTCTTAAAGGCGAATGGGGCTATCAAGGAGTGCTACTCACCGACTGGAATGTTGATATTAATACTCATGATGCGGCAATGTACGGCTTAGATCTTGAGATGGGTACAGATGTTCCAAGCTACGATGAGTACTTTCTTGCTCAGCCATTATTGAAAGAAATTAAAGCGGGTAATATCCCAGTTTCCGTTTTAGACGATAAAGTCCGTCGCATTTTACGGGTGCAATATTCTATTGGTATGTACGATGAAAATCGCTTACCTGGAGCAAGAAATACTAAAGAGCATCAATTAGCTGCAAGAAAAATTGCTACTGACGGTGTCGTACTGTTAAAGAATGAAGCAGTAGGCAATGAAAATGTATTGCCTCTTGCTAAAAGTAGCATCAAAAATATACTTGTACTTGGCCCAAATGCTGATAAAAAACATGGTACTGGTGGTGGCTCTTCTGAAGTTAAGTCCCTATACGAAGTAACACCGTTAGCAGGATTAAAAGCCCAGCTTGGTGAAGACGTAAATATTACAGTTATGCGTGCTCGTAGCAGTACCCTCGCGCCAATAGCTAGCGATTATGTTGCTTCTCGCCATTGGACTGGAACGCCAGCGTGGAATATTTCGTATTTTAAAGATAAGCAACGAAGTGAGATCATAAATGAATCTTGGATTGTAGACTCGCAATTTAAATCTCAAAATAGTGAAAGCAATGATCACATAACAATGAAAGCCAACATTAAACCGCTGAAAAGTGGCTCTCATACCCTAAATGTATCTGCCGTAGGAGATTTTACGTTAACAGTTGATGGCACAGATATCCTGACTTATTCAAATGCTGATGGCACACTTCTTAGTCATGATATTGATCTAAATGCAGAACAAAACTATGCATTTGAAATTAATTATGACGGTAATACTTCATTCACTTTAGGTTGGAATGCTCCCGGAAACTTGTTAACCGATGAAGCTGAATACCTTGCTGCAGCAAAAGCTGCTGATGCGGTTATTTATTTTGGCGGATTAAGTCATGGTGATGATCGTGAATCTATAGATCGTCCTGATATGAAATTACCAAACAACCAAGATGAGATCATCAGTAAGCTATTAAACGCAAATGAAAAAACAGTTGTGTTTTTGGTTGCCGGCTCTGCTGTTGAAATGCCATGGGCCGAGCAAGCAAATGCCATTGTTTGGGGATGGTATGGCGGTATGGAAGCGGGTCACGCATTCTCAGACATTATCTTTGGTGACATTAATCCAAGTGGTAAAATGCCAATCACGCTACCTGAAAAATTAGCGCATACTGCCCCTATAGCACTTAATGACTATAACGCTGAAGAATCACTTTATACGGAAGGCGTATTTATTGGCTACCGCTGGTTTGAACAACAAAACATTAAACCAACTTTTGCATTTGGTCATGGTTTGTCTTATACCGATTTTCAGGTGAGCAATATAAAGCTTTCGACTAAATCCTTAAATTCAGGTGAATCGTTAACGGTTACCGCACAAGTAAAAAATACTGGTAAGGTTGCCGGCGCTGAAGTGGTACAGCTGTATTTACATGATAAACAGGCAAGCGTTGAACGCCCGACTAAAGAGCTAAAAGGTTTTGATAAAGTATTCCTACAACCTGGTGAAACTAAACAGGTAACAATGATGCTAACTCAACGAGATTTGTCATTTTGGGATATCAATACTAATGATTGGTTAGCAGAGCAGGGAGAGTTTGAAGTAATGCTAGGCAATTCTTTAGAAAATATTACCTTAAGAGATACATTTAACTATTCGGCCAAATAG